The Methanocella sp. sequence GTAATCGTATCCTTGAAGGCACTCCTATAATAAAATCTTCGTGCTGCTCGCTTCAGCTAATTATACAATCGGAGCTAAAAATGGTCGGAGCATATGGCCGGATGATGGGTAAAAGAAGTACTGGGCATGAGCCGGCATCGTTTCCTCAAGGCTACCGGCACAATTTCCGCCGTGGCCGTCAAAGTACGGCGTCCTCAACGCCAGGCGGGGCTGGGTGACCAGGAAAAGCGTTCTTAACGCCCTGCCCTACGACGGCCTGCTGGAGTTTTTAAGGCAGTGAACGATAAGCTTTTTTGCACGCGGTGCGACTATACCAGCGATGATACGCGCGTTCATATCCGCCGGCCTCACGCCCCAGATCAGGGAGAAGATCGGCGAGGCGGAACGGGATTTTGACATGGAAGGCGTCCGGCTCGTCGAGCCCTCGCTCATCCACGTCACCCTCAAGTTTTTAGGCAACATCGAGGAAAGCAGGGTGGACGGCATCGAGGCTGCGCTTAAAAAGGTCACAGTAAAACCATTTCGGGCGAAAATGCGGTCGCTGGGCGGGTTCCCTAACCCCAGGAGCCCCCGGGTCATATGGGTTGGGGCGGAGGGCGACTTCGTGGAATTGAATAAGCAGGTGGAGGCCCTCATGGAGGAGGTCGGCTTCCCCCGGGAAGGACGCTTCCAGTCTCACGTGACGATCGGCAGAGTAAAGTTCTCCACGCCCGAGCAAAAGCAAAAGCTTCCGGCACTCTTCCAAAAATACAAATACTTTGACGCGGGGGATATGACGGTCGATACTATTCACCTGATGAAGAGCACGCTAAGCCCGAAAGGCCCCCGGTACGACGTGCTAAAGGAGATACCCCTTGCCCGATGAGCTGTTCGACGAGGTCCTGGCGCGCATCAGGCCCTCGGCCGCCGAGGAGGCCCAGATGCGGAGCGTCGCCCGCGAGGCCATCGATAAGGTCGACGCGGCGGCGTGCGCCGAAGGCCTCGACGTCTACGCGCTCCACGTCGGCTCGACGGCCCGGGACACCTGGCTTAAGGGTAAGAAGGACATCGATATTTTCCTTATGTTCCCGCCGGAGACGCCCCGCGAAAAGCTGGAGGAGGACGGCCTCAGGCTGGCAAAGGCCGTCTCGCCCAGGTACGAGGAGCGCTACGCGGAGCACCCTTATCTCACCGCTTTATACCGTGGCCTGGACGTGGACCTGGTGCCCTGCTTCCGCGTAAAGGACGCCGCCCACATCCAGTCGGCCGTGGACCGGAGCCCGTTCCACAACCAGTACGTCCAAAAGAACATCGACGCTAAGGCCGACCAGGTGAGACTATTAAAGCAGTTCACCCGTGGAGTGGGCGTGTACGGCTCCGAGCTGCGCACGCAGGGCTTTTCCGGGTACTTATGCGAGCTGCTCGTGCTCAAGTACGGCTCCTTTATGGGCGTCGTGGAGCACGGCTCCGGCTTCCGCCGGGGCAAGGTCATCGACATCGAGGGCCACATGGACAGGTCCGTCGAGCACGCCGACGCGCTGGTCGTCATCGACCCCGTCGACCCGAAGAGGAACGTGGCTGCGGCGCTCTCGGAGCAAAAGTTCTGCGAGTTCGTCGACGCCTGCCGCAGATTCCTGAAGGCGCCGTCCATCGGCTTCTTCTTCCCGCCTCCCCCGGAGCCCATGAAAAAGGGGGCCCTGGAGGGGCTGCTTGCCTCCCGGGGCACGCGGCTCGTGGCAATAACCTTTAAAACGCCGGACATCGTCGAGGACACGCTCTATCCCCAGCTCAGGAAGGCCGAGGAATCGGTCGTAAACTTGCTGGGCCGCCACGAGTTCAAGGTGTACCGGAGCGACGTCTGGTCCAGCGACAGGAGCGCCGTCGTGCTCGAGATGCTCGTCTGGGAGCTGCCGGCCATAGAGCGCCACTTCGGGCCGCCGCTCTATGAGCGGGAGCACTGCGAGAAGTTCA is a genomic window containing:
- the thpR gene encoding RNA 2',3'-cyclic phosphodiesterase yields the protein MIRAFISAGLTPQIREKIGEAERDFDMEGVRLVEPSLIHVTLKFLGNIEESRVDGIEAALKKVTVKPFRAKMRSLGGFPNPRSPRVIWVGAEGDFVELNKQVEALMEEVGFPREGRFQSHVTIGRVKFSTPEQKQKLPALFQKYKYFDAGDMTVDTIHLMKSTLSPKGPRYDVLKEIPLAR
- the cca gene encoding CCA tRNA nucleotidyltransferase; its protein translation is MPDELFDEVLARIRPSAAEEAQMRSVAREAIDKVDAAACAEGLDVYALHVGSTARDTWLKGKKDIDIFLMFPPETPREKLEEDGLRLAKAVSPRYEERYAEHPYLTALYRGLDVDLVPCFRVKDAAHIQSAVDRSPFHNQYVQKNIDAKADQVRLLKQFTRGVGVYGSELRTQGFSGYLCELLVLKYGSFMGVVEHGSGFRRGKVIDIEGHMDRSVEHADALVVIDPVDPKRNVAAALSEQKFCEFVDACRRFLKAPSIGFFFPPPPEPMKKGALEGLLASRGTRLVAITFKTPDIVEDTLYPQLRKAEESVVNLLGRHEFKVYRSDVWSSDRSAVVLEMLVWELPAIERHFGPPLYEREHCEKFIEKYPGAYITSSCRYAVDMPRRYDTANELIRARLTSCGLGKNVAKSVAEGFDIMQNENVLELGPEFAVFLTKFLRAPEN